Proteins found in one Schistocerca serialis cubense isolate TAMUIC-IGC-003099 chromosome 5, iqSchSeri2.2, whole genome shotgun sequence genomic segment:
- the LOC126482093 gene encoding uncharacterized protein LOC126482093: MGRCKDSSEDEKDNVNLLQCVVSHNVLSNNSLQPLLQDHHLTTAQPALNNKPTEIFVGIVNFLNCMKLYRYFSAGKQVIEAPHEIFLSIAKKSYASIATTPKMNVLAEALILNEISNTPTPLGETPLSTLAP; the protein is encoded by the exons ATGGGGAGATGTAAAGACAGCTCAGAAGA tgagaaagacaatgtcaacctGCTGCAGTGTGTTGTGTCACACAATGTCCTCAGTAATAACTCATTGCAGCCTTTGCTTCAGGACCATCATCTAACAACAGCTCAACCAGCATTGAACAATAAACCAACAGAGATTTTTGTTGGAAtagtaaattttttaaactgtatgaAACTCTACAGGTATTTTTCAGCAGGAAAACAAGTTATTGAAGCACCACATGAAATTTTCCTTTCAATAGCAAAAAAAAGTTATG CGTCCATAGCAACAACGCCAAAGATGAATGTTCTAGCAGAGGCACTGATTCTAAACGAAATTTCCAACACCCCCACCCCACTAGGTGAGACACCTCTCAGTACTTTAGCTCCATAG